The following is a genomic window from Nitrospira sp..
CTGACGAGCCTGACCATGCTGTCCGGGGGGATAACTCCGGCGCTCAATGGCGCACTTCTCGGTCATGCACCGAGACCCTTTCAAGAAGAGCTTCTCGCCCTCTCTCCGACACAACCGGCAGACAGGTCCACTATATTTTGCCACGCTCTTACCCCTCCTCTACCTCAACAACTCAAGTACGACTCGATCAGCGATTTTATGTTGCGATGATGACATCACGCCCCTTGTTATACACGCCGGCGCTTCGGTGGGCGACAGCCGTTGTGGGGGATGGGCGTCACGTCGCGGATCAGGTTGATTCGCAACCCCGCGCTTTGCAGTGAGCGAATGGCGGATTCACGCCCTGCGCCGGGCCCATTGACGTAGACATCGATCTGGCGCATGCCGTTCTCCATGGCCTTCCTCGCAGCCGCTTCCCCCGCACGCTGGGCCGCAAAGGGCGTGCTCTTCCGCGATCCCTTAAATCCTTGATTGCCCGCGCTGGCCCATACGACGGTATTGCCGCTCATATCGGTGATGGTCACGATCGTGTTGTTGAACGATGCTTGCACGTGAGCCACCCCGCTCTGAACGATCTTCCGTTCCTTCTTTTTCCCCTTCTTCACACTCATAACATCTCCCTCAGCGCATGGCGCCTGCTCGGTCTAGTCGCTTATGCTCTCGCACCTGCTGGTTTTTGTGGCTTGCTCCCTACACCAGCACGTCTTCCCTTGCGGGTCCGCGCGTTTGTTTTGGTCCGCTGTCCGCGGACAGGCAACCCTTTCCGATGCCGAAGCCCACGAAATGTGCCGGTGTCCACTAGCCGCTTGATGTTCATCGACACTTCTTTTCGTAAATCACCTTCCACACGATAGTCCCGCTCGATGACTTCGCGTAACTTAACAATTTTGTCCTCGCTCACGTCCTTCACCCGAATGGCCCCATCCACCCCGGCCTTCTTCAGAATGGCTTTGGCAGCGGCTCGACCGATCCCGAACACATAGGTCAACCCGATGTCGATTCTCTTATCTTTCGGCAAATCTACGCCAGAAATACGTGCCATAGTTATCTCCTCACCCTTTCCCTCGGTTCACTGCGAGCCGGTTTGGAGAGTTCCCGGCGCTGCTCCATTACCTTGCGAACAGGTGTTCACCGGCCGGGCTCCACTCATCTCAAGGCGACCCACCATCGATCAACCCTGCCGCTGTTTGTGACGAGGATTGACGCACAATACACGGACGACCCCGCGTCTGCGGACGACTTTACATTTCGCACAAATCGACTTGACTGACGACTTGACCTTCATAGTAATTCCATTTCTCCACTACTTAAAACGATAGGTGATTCGGCCTCTTGTCAGATCGTAGGGCGACAATTCGACGGTGACCTTGTCGCCGGGAAGAATTCGAATGAAATGCATCCGCATTTTCCCTGAGATATGCGCAAGAATCTTATGCCCATGTTCCAGTTCCACTCGAAACATCGCATTCGGAAGTGTTTCAGCTACCGTGCCGGTCACCTCTATGACATCTTCTTTTGGCACGTATCGGTCCGCCTTCCAGGCTTAATGTGACAACTGAGAAAGAATGCGCGCCGGCCCGCTGGGCTGAATGGCGATGGTATGTTCGAAATGAGCCGACCAGCGTCCGTCTTGCGTCACGGCCGTCCAACGATCATCCAATATGCGCACGGCAGCGGTTCCCATATTGACCATCGGCTCGATCGCCAATACCATCCCGACCTGCAAGCGAGGTCCCTGTCCTGGCTTGCCGTAATTCGGGACCTGCGGTTCCTCATGAAGCTGCCGTCCGATGCCATGCCCGACAAACTCGGTCACCACGGAAAATCCTGCCTGTTCGACATGGGACTGCACGGCATGGGAGATGTCGGACAATCGATTTCCCACGACTGCCTGTCCGATACCGAAGTAGAGTGCCTCTTCCGTCACGTGAATCAACCGCAACGCCTCTTTGGTCGCCGTCCCGACCGGAACGGTCACAGCGGAATCCCCGTAGAATCCCGAGACAATCGCACCGAGATCGAGACCGATGATATCACCCTCTTTGAGCCGACGTTTCGACGGAATCCCATGCACCACCTGCTCATTCACTGACGCACAAAGCGTCTTCGGATAGTTGCGATACCCCTTGAATGCAGGGATGGCCCCACGACCACGAATTGCCTCTTCGGCCATGCGATCTAAATCGTCGGTCGTAATCCCAGGCACGATCTTTCCCTTCAGAACCTCCAACACTTCCGCCACCACCTGCGATGCTCGCGCCATCAAGGCGACTTCGTCCGGCGTCTTGAAGACAATCATGGAGTGCCAAGTCCACGGAGCACTTGAAGCAGTCTCCCGTAGACGTCGCCCATATCGCCGGCTCCATCGAGGTCGGTCAGCGTATGTTTCTGCTGGTAATAGGCGATCAACGGAGCGGTCTGTTCGTCATAGACTTTCAAACGGGATTCAATGGTTTCCGGTTTATCATCGCTTCGTTGGACCAAGGTCGCACCACACCGATCACAGATACCGTCAACCTTGGAAGGTGCAAAATCCACATGAAAGACACCTTGACATTTCGGACAACTGCGCCGCCCGCTGAGTCGTCTCACAATATCCTGGCGAGATACTCGAAAATTGATCGCCCGGTCCAAGGCAACCCCTTTCTCGGCAAGAATCTCATTCAATTCTTCAGCCTGGGGTACGGTTCTCGGAAATCCATCCAGGATGAACCCACCGCTGCATGACGGTTCTGATAACTTCGCCCGTACCATGCCGATGACGACCCTATCCGGTACCAGTTTTCCTTCATCCATGCATGTCTTGGCTTCTACCCCCAACGCGGTTTTGTTCCGTACAGCCTCGCGCAACAAGTCCCCCGTCGAAATTTTTGGCCAACCGAACTGGGTGGTTACCCGATCGGCTTGAGTGCCTTTTCCCACCCCTGGAGCGCCGAGAAACACCAATCGCATCACGTCGCCTTATGAAGTCCTACCGCGGAGTTTTCCCTTTTGTAGAAAACCGTCGTAATTGCGGTTCAACAGATGCGACTCGATTTGTTGAGCCGTATCCAGACCGACACCGATGACGATCAACAGAGAGGTTCCGCCGAAGTAAAACGGCATGTTCAATTTATAAATAAGAAACTCCGGAATCACACAGACAATCGCCAGGTAAATGGCCCCGGCAAAAGTGATCTTTGTGAGCACCGAGTAGATATAATCCGACGTCCGCTGGCCGGGGCGTATACCAGGAACGAATCCGCCGTACTTCTTTAAATTGTCAGCCATATCGACCGGGTTCATCACGACCGCCGTATAAAAAAAGCAGAAAAACACGATCAGTCCTACATACATCAGTGTGTACAACAGAGAGCCCGGAGCGAGCTGAGTCCCGATCGCCTTGATCCAGGGCGTTTCAAAAAACCCGGCAATGGTGGCTGGGAAGGCGATGATGGACGACGCAAAAATAGGCGGTATCACGCCGGCTGTATTTATTTTAAGCGGTATATGCGTACTCTGGCCGCCGTACACCCGACGTCCAATGACACGCTTCGCATACTGCACCGGGACTTTTCTCCGCCCACTTTCCAAAAACACGATGGCTGCGACCACTGCGAACATCACCAAGGTCAAGACGACCAACAGCGGGAAACTGAGCTGGCCGACCTTGTAGAGGTCAAATGTCTGAGCCACCGCCGCCGGCAACCTTGCGACGATCCCTGCAAAGATGATCAGGGAAATTCCGTTTCCGATGCCGCGTTCCGTGATTTGCTCACCCAGCCACATGAGAAAGCCGGTTCCAGCACAGAGCGTAATCACGGTCATGAACCGAAATCCCCAGCCGGGGCTCAGCACAAACGCACCTTGATTCATCTGTTCGAGGCCGACCGCAATTCCGAAGCCCTGAATCAGCGCGATGACGATCGTGCCGAATCGCGTGTATTGAATAATTTTCTTGCGGCCACGTTCTCCTTCCTTCGCCAGCTTTGAGAGGTGAGGGATGACGACGGTCAACAACTGCAAAATAATCGAGGCGCTGATGTAGGGCATGATGCCCAGCGCGAAGATCGTAAGTCGCGAGAGCGATCCCCCCGAAAAAATGTCTAAAAACCCGAGCAGCGCACCGCCCTGCTTTTGGAGAAATTCGGAAAGAGCTTCTCCGTTGATTCCCGGAGTCGGAATATGGGCGCCGACACGATAGACGACGAGCATTCCCAACGTGAACAGCACGCGGGTCCGCAATTCCTGAATCTTGAAGATGTTTTGAAAACTGGTCAGGAGCCGCTCAAACACCGCGAATGACCTCAGCCCTCCCTCCGGCTGCCTGAATCTTTGCCTCGGCTGACTTGCTGAACTTGTGAGCCTGGACCACGAGAGGCTTGGTAACCTCTCCTTGGGCTAGGATCTTGATCAGCTGTCCTTTTCGTCGCACAAGGCCTTCATTCAACAAGAGTTGGGGCGTAATGGCTTCTGTCGTCTCCAGATCAGCCAAGCTTTTCAAGTTAACGATGGCGTACTCGACACGAAATCGGTTCGCAAATCCATACTTCGGGACCCTGCGAATCAGCGGCATCTGACCGCCTTCGAACCCCGGTCGTTTCCCACCGCCGGATCGAGCCTTGAGTCCCTTATGACCCTTCGTCGCGGTTTTTCCATGACCGGATCCTGGACCACGCCCGATTCGCTTCCGTCGCTGTGTAGCCCCCTGAGAAGGAGCAAGTTCATGTAACTTCATTGCGGACTCACTTCCAATAGATAACCTACCTTGGCGATCATGCCTTTCACTTGATCGCTTGCAGGCCGAAATACAGTTGCGTTGAGCTTTCGAAGGCCCAACCCCCTCAAGACCAATCTGTGTTTGTAGGGAGTTCCGATCGGGCTCCGTTTGAGAGTGATACGGAAGCCTGATTGAACTCCGGTCGATTTCTTTTCAGTAGCCATTAGATCTGCACCTGCGGTTCAACTCCGGTGCCTCGACGCAGCCGCATGACTTCTTGCGGATCGCGCAACTGCTGGAGCCCGTTGATGGTTGCCCGTACGGCATTGAATGGATTCCCACGACCTAACGTCTTGGCGATAACATTGTGGGCGCCAACCAACTCCACCACGGCACGAACCGCGCCCCCTGCAATGATGCCAGTTCCATCGGCGGCTGGTTTCAAGAGAACATGCTCCGCACCGAACAACCCGTGTACTTCGTGTGGGATGGTTCCTCCGGCGATGGGGACGCGCACCAAGTGCTTCTTGGCCTGCTCCACGGCTTTTGAAATCGCCACGGGAACCTCGGCAGCCTTCCCCTTCCCGACACCCACGTACCCCTGGCCATCACCCACCACCACCAGGGCGCAAAAGTTGAACCGCTTTCCGCCCTTTACGACCTTGGCGACTCGGTTGATGAACACAACCTTATCTTTTAAGCTCAATTCTTCGGGATTGACTCGCACAACGGCATTCTCCTTTAAGTCGGCTTGGTTGGCTCAACACGAACTGCGGATAGCCGGTTCATGGCGAGCCCGCGATCTAGAATTGCAGGCCCCCTTCACGCGATGCCTCGGCTAAAGCCTTCACTCGTCCATGATACAGGCGCCCACCACGATCAAATACCACCATCGAGATCTGCGCTGCCTTTGCTCGCTCCGCAAGCAGTTTCCCGACAGCTTTGGCGCCTTCGATACTTCCCGGGGACTTGACGGATGTCCGCAATGATTTGTCCATTGTGGAGGCAGCCGCGACCGTATGACCACGCAAATCGTCGATGATCTGAGCATAAATGTGAGACCGGCTTCGGAACACGTTTAACCGTGGTCGATCACCCGTTCCGATCACGGACTGGCGGACACGGTGTTTACGGCGTTCCAACTTTCGATTTTTTTCTTGGATGTTCATCAGAGACCTTTACTTCCCGGTCTTCCCTGCCTTTTTCCTCAAGGCTTCACCGGCATATCGAATTCCTTTTTGTTTGTACACATCAGGAGGTTTGATCGAACGCATGTTCGCAGCGACTTGGCCGACCAGTCGTTTATCGACACCTCGGACGGAAATCAAGGTCTGTTTGTCGACCTTGACATCAATGCCCTGCGGGACGGTATAGACCACCGGGTTAATGTAACCGACATTGAAGCTCATCTCGCGCCCCTGGAGCTGAGCCTTATACCCGACGCCGGTGATTTCCAGGGATTTCTCATAGCCCTTGGTCACGCCCTGAATCATATTGCTGAGCTCAGCACGAACCAACCCATGCATGGCCCTGATCTGCCGCGCATCTCCCGATCGGTTCACGACTAACTGACCGTTGTTGACCTCGACGGT
Proteins encoded in this region:
- a CDS encoding SSU ribosomal protein S11p (S14e) → MSVKKGKKKERKIVQSGVAHVQASFNNTIVTITDMSGNTVVWASAGNQGFKGSRKSTPFAAQRAGEAAARKAMENGMRQIDVYVNGPGAGRESAIRSLQSAGLRINLIRDVTPIPHNGCRPPKRRRV
- a CDS encoding SSU ribosomal protein S13p (S18e), with the translated sequence MARISGVDLPKDKRIDIGLTYVFGIGRAAAKAILKKAGVDGAIRVKDVSEDKIVKLREVIERDYRVEGDLRKEVSMNIKRLVDTGTFRGLRHRKGLPVRGQRTKTNARTRKGRRAGVGSKPQKPAGARA
- a CDS encoding LSU ribosomal protein L36p, which codes for MKVKSSVKSICAKCKVVRRRGVVRVLCVNPRHKQRQG
- a CDS encoding Translation initiation factor 1; translated protein: MPKEDVIEVTGTVAETLPNAMFRVELEHGHKILAHISGKMRMHFIRILPGDKVTVELSPYDLTRGRITYRFK
- a CDS encoding Methionine aminopeptidase — encoded protein: MIVFKTPDEVALMARASQVVAEVLEVLKGKIVPGITTDDLDRMAEEAIRGRGAIPAFKGYRNYPKTLCASVNEQVVHGIPSKRRLKEGDIIGLDLGAIVSGFYGDSAVTVPVGTATKEALRLIHVTEEALYFGIGQAVVGNRLSDISHAVQSHVEQAGFSVVTEFVGHGIGRQLHEEPQVPNYGKPGQGPRLQVGMVLAIEPMVNMGTAAVRILDDRWTAVTQDGRWSAHFEHTIAIQPSGPARILSQLSH
- a CDS encoding Adenylate kinase; amino-acid sequence: MRLVFLGAPGVGKGTQADRVTTQFGWPKISTGDLLREAVRNKTALGVEAKTCMDEGKLVPDRVVIGMVRAKLSEPSCSGGFILDGFPRTVPQAEELNEILAEKGVALDRAINFRVSRQDIVRRLSGRRSCPKCQGVFHVDFAPSKVDGICDRCGATLVQRSDDKPETIESRLKVYDEQTAPLIAYYQQKHTLTDLDGAGDMGDVYGRLLQVLRGLGTP
- a CDS encoding Protein translocase subunit SecY; the encoded protein is MFERLLTSFQNIFKIQELRTRVLFTLGMLVVYRVGAHIPTPGINGEALSEFLQKQGGALLGFLDIFSGGSLSRLTIFALGIMPYISASIILQLLTVVIPHLSKLAKEGERGRKKIIQYTRFGTIVIALIQGFGIAVGLEQMNQGAFVLSPGWGFRFMTVITLCAGTGFLMWLGEQITERGIGNGISLIIFAGIVARLPAAVAQTFDLYKVGQLSFPLLVVLTLVMFAVVAAIVFLESGRRKVPVQYAKRVIGRRVYGGQSTHIPLKINTAGVIPPIFASSIIAFPATIAGFFETPWIKAIGTQLAPGSLLYTLMYVGLIVFFCFFYTAVVMNPVDMADNLKKYGGFVPGIRPGQRTSDYIYSVLTKITFAGAIYLAIVCVIPEFLIYKLNMPFYFGGTSLLIVIGVGLDTAQQIESHLLNRNYDGFLQKGKLRGRTS
- a CDS encoding LSU ribosomal protein L15p (L27Ae) translates to MKLHELAPSQGATQRRKRIGRGPGSGHGKTATKGHKGLKARSGGGKRPGFEGGQMPLIRRVPKYGFANRFRVEYAIVNLKSLADLETTEAITPQLLLNEGLVRRKGQLIKILAQGEVTKPLVVQAHKFSKSAEAKIQAAGGRAEVIRGV
- a CDS encoding LSU ribosomal protein L30p (L7e), which translates into the protein MATEKKSTGVQSGFRITLKRSPIGTPYKHRLVLRGLGLRKLNATVFRPASDQVKGMIAKVGYLLEVSPQ
- a CDS encoding SSU ribosomal protein S5p (S2e) — protein: MRVNPEELSLKDKVVFINRVAKVVKGGKRFNFCALVVVGDGQGYVGVGKGKAAEVPVAISKAVEQAKKHLVRVPIAGGTIPHEVHGLFGAEHVLLKPAADGTGIIAGGAVRAVVELVGAHNVIAKTLGRGNPFNAVRATINGLQQLRDPQEVMRLRRGTGVEPQVQI
- a CDS encoding LSU ribosomal protein L18p (L5e) — encoded protein: MNIQEKNRKLERRKHRVRQSVIGTGDRPRLNVFRSRSHIYAQIIDDLRGHTVAAASTMDKSLRTSVKSPGSIEGAKAVGKLLAERAKAAQISMVVFDRGGRLYHGRVKALAEASREGGLQF
- a CDS encoding LSU ribosomal protein L6p (L9e); protein product: MSRIGRKPISVPAGVDVKVAGHVVSVKGPMGKLDWKLTEGLTVEVNNGQLVVNRSGDARQIRAMHGLVRAELSNMIQGVTKGYEKSLEITGVGYKAQLQGREMSFNVGYINPVVYTVPQGIDVKVDKQTLISVRGVDKRLVGQVAANMRSIKPPDVYKQKGIRYAGEALRKKAGKTGK